The Wansuia hejianensis genomic interval AGACCTGCCAGGATTCTGGAGGTGGGGGCAGCCGTGGGGTTTTCCTCTATTCTCATGGCCACCTATGGGCCGGAGGACTGTCAGATTACGACCATAGAGAACTATGCGAAGAGGATACCGGAGGCCCGGAAGAATTTCCGGGAATCCGGCTATGAAAAACAGATTACCTTATTGGAGGGAGATGCGGCGGAGCTATTAAAGACTCTGGAGCCTCCCTTCGATTTTATCTTCATGGATGCGGCCAAGGGTCAGTACCTGCATTTTCTGCCGGAGCTGCTGCGGCTGATGGTTCCGGGCAGCGTGCTGATTTCCGACAACGTGCTCCAGGATGGGGATATCGTGGAATCCCATTACCTGGTGGGACGGAGAAACCGCACGATTTACAAACGGATGCGGGAGTATCTGTACGAGCTGAAGCACAGCGAGCTGCTGGAGACATCCATTATACCGCTGGGAGACGGGATAACCGTCAGTGTGATGAGAGGAAGAGAGTAAATGAAAAGCAGAAGAGTTCCCGAGCTGCTGGTTCCGGCCAGCTGCCTGGAAGTGTTGAAGGTGGCGGTGGTCTATGGGGCCGACGCCGTCTATATCGGGGGCGAGGCCTTCGGGCTGCGGGCCAAAGCCAAGAATTTTTCCATGGGGGACATGGCGGAGGGAATCCGCTTTGCTCACAGCCACGGGGCAAAGGTATATGTGACGGCCAATATCCTGGCTCATAACCGGGATCTGGAAGGAGTGCGGACCTATCTGGAGGAACTCAGAGGGCTGAGGCCGGACGGTCTAATTATTGCTGATCCCGGAATCTTTGAGATCGCCAAAGAGGTCTGCCCTGAAATTGAGCGTCATATCAGCACACAGGCGAATAACACCAACTATGCCACCTGCCGTTTCTGGTACGGCCAGGGGGCCAGCCGGATTGTGACGGCCAGAGAGCTGTCCCTGGAGGAAATTAAAGAGATCCGGGAACATATACCGGAGGACATGGAGCTGGAGACTTTCATTCACGGCGCCATGTGTATCTCTTATTCCGGGCGGTGCCTGCTGTCTAACTATCTGACCGGAAGAGATGCGAACCAGGGGGCCTGTACCCACCCCTGCCGCTGGAAATATTCAGTGGTGGAGGAGACCCGGCCGGGAGAATACTTCCCGGTATATGAAAATGAGAGAGGGACCTTCCTGTTCAATTCCAAAGATCTTTGCATGATAGAGCATATCCCGGATTTGATAGGAGTGGGCATTGACAGCCTGAAGATTGAGGGGCGTATGAAAACAGCCCTGTATGTGGCTACAGTAGCCAGGACTTACCGGAAGGCCATCGATGACTATTGCCGGGACCCGGAGCTGTACCGGAAGAATCTGCCCTGGTATTTGGATCAGATATCAAATTGTACCTATCGGCAGTTTACCACAGGCTTTTTCTATGGGAAGCCCTCTGCCGAGGAGCAGATCTACGACAACAGCACTTATATTAAAGAGTATACGTATCTGGGCATGATATCCGGACGGGATGAGAAGGGATATTATTGCGTGGAACAGAAGAATAAGTTTTCGGTGGGGGATGAGATTGAGGTCATGAAGCCGGACGGACAGAATCTGTCTGTGACAGTCCGGGCGATCTATGATTCAGAAGGAATTTCCATGGAATCCGCACCCCATCCCAGACAGGAACTACATCTTGATCTGGGAATGGAGCTGGATTTATATGATATTTTAAGATGCCCCTGCTGACTGGAAATGGCGCCGTAATTTTTCTACGGCGTTTTTTTCTATGCGGGAAACATAAGAACGGCTGATGCCAAGCTTGCCGGCGATAACTTTTTGGGTGCATTCCGTTTCTCCGAAAAAGCCATAGCGCATTTTCAGGATCTGATACTCCTGAGGAGTCAGTTCACTTTCCATCAGCCGGTAAAGAAGCTTTACATTTTCTTCAAAGGAGTAACGCTCCACCGTATCTTCAAAATCTCCTTCGATAATGTCCAGGAGATGTATCTCATTCCCTTCCTTGTCAGTTCCGATCGGTTCATAGAAGGAGACTTCTCTGGATGTTTTTTTGCGGGTGCGCAGATACATGAGGATCTCATTGTCAATACACCGGGCGGCATAGGCGGCCAGCCGGTTGCCCTTTGTATGATCAAAAGTAGTGACAGCCTTAATCAGGCCGATGGTTCCAATGGATATCAGATCTTCCGGATCTTCCTCCAGACCCTGGTATTTCTTTATCACATGTGCAACCAGGCGGAGGTTCCGCTCAATCAAAACATTTTTGGCATCTGGGTCACCCTCCTGGTATTTTTGAAGAAATACCTTTTCCTCGTCGGCGTTGAGGGGTTTCTGAAAAGTCTTCAAAAAAAGCACCTTGAAAGGGATTTACTCTTATTCTATGAAATAGGACGAATTGTCGTGCTTTTCCAACAAAAAAAGTATAAAATACAACTACCGGCAGCTCCGATCACACGGTTTTTTCTATTCCAGTCACATTGCCGGGAAAAAGACGAATCGGAAAATAGTGGGCCGGAAGATCAGACACCATTGATCTTCCGGCCCACTATTTTGTTATCGGTCCTCTCTGAAATACGGCTTGCCGATGCCGGCCGGCGCCTGGTTCTCCCTTTTGCGGGAAAGCGTGGTCAGCACAAGCACGATGATGGTCATCAGATAGGGGAGCATGTCCATGATCTGTGAAGTCAGGGATACGTCCAGCCCGCCGATATGGAAGGTCACGTTCTGG includes:
- the sigK gene encoding RNA polymerase sporulation sigma factor SigK, yielding MKTFQKPLNADEEKVFLQKYQEGDPDAKNVLIERNLRLVAHVIKKYQGLEEDPEDLISIGTIGLIKAVTTFDHTKGNRLAAYAARCIDNEILMYLRTRKKTSREVSFYEPIGTDKEGNEIHLLDIIEGDFEDTVERYSFEENVKLLYRLMESELTPQEYQILKMRYGFFGETECTQKVIAGKLGISRSYVSRIEKNAVEKLRRHFQSAGAS
- a CDS encoding O-methyltransferase, whose amino-acid sequence is MIVDDRMITYINSLDRGHTPFLEELERRAKEERVPVIRREMQSFLKVFLMMRRPARILEVGAAVGFSSILMATYGPEDCQITTIENYAKRIPEARKNFRESGYEKQITLLEGDAAELLKTLEPPFDFIFMDAAKGQYLHFLPELLRLMVPGSVLISDNVLQDGDIVESHYLVGRRNRTIYKRMREYLYELKHSELLETSIIPLGDGITVSVMRGRE
- a CDS encoding peptidase U32 family protein, whose protein sequence is MKSRRVPELLVPASCLEVLKVAVVYGADAVYIGGEAFGLRAKAKNFSMGDMAEGIRFAHSHGAKVYVTANILAHNRDLEGVRTYLEELRGLRPDGLIIADPGIFEIAKEVCPEIERHISTQANNTNYATCRFWYGQGASRIVTARELSLEEIKEIREHIPEDMELETFIHGAMCISYSGRCLLSNYLTGRDANQGACTHPCRWKYSVVEETRPGEYFPVYENERGTFLFNSKDLCMIEHIPDLIGVGIDSLKIEGRMKTALYVATVARTYRKAIDDYCRDPELYRKNLPWYLDQISNCTYRQFTTGFFYGKPSAEEQIYDNSTYIKEYTYLGMISGRDEKGYYCVEQKNKFSVGDEIEVMKPDGQNLSVTVRAIYDSEGISMESAPHPRQELHLDLGMELDLYDILRCPC